CCTCCACTTAGTTCAGGAGATGAATAACGATGCGACCCGATCACGCCCATCCTCGTCCAGGTGCTCGGTCCAACCCTCCAGTCTCCAGCAACTTGCCACCAGGGTTGTGATATTGTGCCCGGTGCTTCTTCTTAGTGGGCTTTGTTCAGTTGTTTGTGCTGCCTCGGGTCACGTGAAGCTGGCATTaattcacacacaaaataaatacacgGATGGGGGGGAAATGGAGAATGATGGGGTCTGCGTGCCAATACAATATAACGGCTCACTACTGTATGGAGATCACAACAAAGTGCCACAAACCATTTTCTCCAGGAAATACGTCACGTTTGGGGCCGACTAGACTGTCACGTGCGCTTGATTTGTCCCTCCGCGGCTGTCGAGAGGGGCGGGTGAGTGTCTTCATGTCGCTCAAAATAAGGAATGCACGAACCTAAGGTCACGTTTATCCACTTCATGTTCGTAATTGACAGTTAACCTTCGCAAGCAGGTCAAATTGATTAACTAATAGATTATTGTGGTGTAATATTAGATTACCAATCCATGATGTGCAACTGTAAACGTACATATTTATTCAAGAGGCTTATTTGTACCTACAACGCTTCGATTAAGGCTTTGCTAATGGTGGGACGGGACTTTTATTCTCAGTATAATGATTATTTGCGTTGATTTCAGCCCTCTATCGTCTTTATTGTGTCGTTATAAAGGATCACAGGGCTGCGCTTGTACCCAAAACACACGTCCTCGGTTTCAATATCGACGGTTTGCGGCCCTGTGTGTGACCGCCATCTTCTGGACATCTGCCCAATTTACACGCACCGGTGAAAGAGGCACACCGCACGGTAGAGGGGGCCATAGCACAAAGCTCGCGTGGCCGGGTCCTCTCCCGGTTACACAGCCTGGTACGAGTGAAACACAGCCTGCTTTCAGCAGCTCTCCCCTTAGCGCGGGCCAAAGTTATCCCGGAATAAGGACAGCACGCATGTGCCGTCAACCCGGATGTAGATGTTTGTGTACGCGTCTGTTCCACGGACGTACGGCCAATTCCCCCGGCTCGCCAAGTTCTGACCAATTCGCTCTTAATAATGAAGTAACGTTATATATCTTAGCACCGGCTGAACAAAGCTCTGCCATTTCAACCAGTCGAAACCGGGCTAACCAGCCGTGACATGAGTCAACCTACGCGGGTGTCACGTCTGAGTGACGGCCACAAAACAGTCTGCTCCCGAAGAGCTGCTCTTTTGATTTGCGGTGAGAGAACTCGAGTGAGTAAACATCGTGCTATAATGAACTCTGTACATTAAGAACACACGTGACCAACGTCGCATCGAGGTGTTCCGACACAGCGGTGGCCGCTAATGTCTCTTCATGCCGTCTTATGTTGCAGAACACGTCCTGCAACTTCAAGGATGGACTTCCGCGGCAGGAGGCATGAGCGAGGCAGCAACTGGACCGACCCGGAGATAGTGGAGCTGCTCCAGCTGTGGTCGGACGAGTCGGTCCAGATTGAATTGGAGAGCTCATTGCGCAACCAGCGCGTATTCGACCGCATAGCGCACATTTTGCGCGATAAGGGCATCTACCGCACCGGGGACCAGTGCAGGGAGAAGATCAAAAAGATGAAGCTGGAGTACCGCCGCATTAAGGACAACCACAAAATGAGGTCTTGGAAGTTCTACGACGTGATGGACAGGGTGCTGGCGAACCGACCGGCTATTACCTACTCCTCCATGGGTGGAGCTGTCATAGCTCAACAGGTGTTTCAGAGCCAGGGTGGGCCTGAGACCTACCTGCAGGGAGCAGCAGGCGCCTTTGGTCCCACTTCCTCAGGTGGGTTTCTGTTTGGTCAGCCTCCGAAAGCTGGAGATCCACTGGATATTAAATGTGAAGATGTTGAGGAGAGCATGCTGAATTCATGCGTTGCTCCCCCCGAGATGTACTATGGATCTGGAGATGACCAGGAAACTGACGGGCAGTCTCTACTGGGACCCGAGGGCTCTCTGGGTCGAGGAGAGAGCTCAACAAATGCAAGAATCTCACCTTCAGGTTGCCATTCCAAATACTATGAGTTCTAATATTGTAATTGTAACAAAGTAATTACCACAAGGCTAGAAAGTGATATGTAATTGAAaagttatttctcttttttttatacccCTAGGTTTTAGTGACCTGAACATTGCCTGCTCGGCCACAGCTACCACCCATGCTGTTGGTGGTCCTGTGCCACAGGACACATCTGAGCATCCGAGTGCGAAGGCTTCTCATCCCCCGACCGCCGTGGGACAGAGGAAGCGTCGCCTGGGTGGCAAAACCTTGTGGGGCCACGGAGGTGCAAGATGTGGCGGTCAAAAGAGCCTGGATAAAGCCATGGCCAGCTTCCTGAAGTGGCAGCAGTCAGCAGAGGAGCGCCTCCTCTCCCTGGAGGAGGCACGGCTGGAGAGAGAGTTGCAGGCCGAGGAGCGCAGGGAACagcgggaggagaggagggcggAACAGGAGCGGCAGCATGAGCTCCGCCTGTTCAGCATGCTCACGGGGGCGTTGACTGCTGTCAGACAGGGCGCTCCGGCCGCCGCGACCATGGCGACCGACCCGTTCTTCTCACCCCTAGCTCATCTGTCAGCATCGCTGATGACCACGGTTGCCACCTCTGTCTCGTCATCTTCCTCTCAGCCACCTTCAGAAGCTCCCGCTACACAGGCGGTTTCCACTCAGGCAACTGTAAAATCAACACCGCCTACATCTGTAAAGGCATGCGAAAGGTCCCAGAATGTTTTGGCAACACTGAGAGGTGCAGAACCTCTCGGCCATAGCGTGTACCTGTCCAACCGTGGCAACAGCATCCGACAAAATCAAGGCATTCTCCAGGAGAGCTATGCCCAATATGCAATGGACAAACACCACGGCACAGAGAACCCCGATGTGAGTCTGTCATGAAGAAATAACTCTTACAGCTCTTATGTGGCAAAAAAAGGACACCATcaaatttatttttctcactcGCAGGGTATAATAAACATGGCTACCAGTGAGAATAAGCTCTGCTATGATCTCCTTCATAAACGGGTAAGATTAACATTTAAATCACATCCTGGTAATCTGAATTATTCTGCCCGTATtcacaaattaatttcattttcttctctgCTACAGCTGACCAAGCCTGACATGCTATATATTAGCCCATCCTTGTTGCAGTATTCAGACTGGAGGGCACACACATTGTAAGAGATTAAAGTGCTCAATAAAGCCGAGAGGCTCGTagtaaagttacattttaactAGAACTGATTCCGTTTCATAACCTTGATTCTCTTTCAGTTTGAGAGAGGAAGTTGCAAAGTTCCTGACTCACTACTGCCGTTCTCCAAAACCACTGAAAGCTGACAACGTGAGTGGAGATTGTTGCTTTTGATGCTCGAATTTAACACACGTTCTATGAACAGTCCATTTgaatacattatataatatagtatgatACTGAATGATGTATATGGAAGGTGTGACAATACAATCTACCTTGAATATTTCATAACACAAGTCAGTTTGTGgaacatgtaaaaacacaatactCACAGTATTTGCAGTCGTCACAGTTCAGAGGTTCATTAGCAAATGTACATTCTGTAAGACGACGATATTTACATGTTAGAGAGAAATACTGTACAACATTTATATTATGACTGCAGACAGTGGGCACTTCATACTACGACTTTATTCTCAACATACTGGACAAAAGgtaaacaatattattaatctCCAAGAGTTGAAACTACTGAACATTATTACATCTAGTGTAGTGCCACCTGAACCACAATACAGCGCTACAATTCTCCCTATACATTAATCTTTTAAAACTATTCTTCAGAATGACTAGTTGCACTTTTGACTGGGTGCTTTTCCACatgtaaaaataatgtattgtttctttaatgaaacaatacatttgttgttaaggtaaataaaaagtacTGGAGCACATTGACTGCTTTTAATTGTGTTTCTCAGTTTACGACGGCAGCATAAATGTTTCACATAAAAGTTCAAACAACCAAAGTtagaaacaacaaaagacatttcACGGAGAAGAATCAAGTGACAGACTTAAAACAAACAGTACAAATGTATCAACCAATGAATTGGTAGAGTTGTCATGAAGCTGAATGCTTTAAGACAAACGTATGCAGTCAACCTAGAACGGGCTCGAATacattcattgttttgtcttttttgtatcACTAGTCCATCAGGATTGCTGTGATATGTGTAAAGAAGGTGCCCATCCCATGACTGATACATATGTTCAACAAATTACTAAATAACTCACAAATAAGTCTTTTTACTGTTGCTACAGAAGACACTCTGATTACAGCCAATTATTCTCATAAACGAAATGGCAATGGGTTAAATGAATTTATCTGATTATCTCTGTAATGACTATAAAGATGCTAAATGCTGCAACTGAACTAACATAGTTTCTCTGGGTAACCAACTTAATTTGCAGATGTATTGAATTTGTGGCATATTTATCAGGGCTCCTTCAGTGCCTTAATTGGGTCtttaataactgtgtgtgtgtgtgtgtgtgtgtgtgtgcgcaggttGTGGTGATGAATGGCTGTAGTTCCCTCTTCTCGTGTATTGCTGCAGTCATTTGTGACCCTAAAGGTAGGTTCAGAATGCACTGGCACACACAATACATCCACAGCTATACTACATGAATACAAACATGTGCACAATAACAACAGCTACAACAAACCCTTTGTCTGTATTAAAAATGATcactgtataaatataatagAATGGGGAAGTTGTCGCataataatttaaacaaaacaccttttatttgTGCAGCTACATAAATGGTCTCATTTAATGCAATGTaacatatttgttttgcaaTACAAGCAATTTGAAAACCACAAGCCTCCGAAGCAGCCCATGTTTGTCTATTTACTACCAACATGGATCATTTTTATGGTAAACCATTTATTTGTGCACAAATACTCAGATTAGCCCATTTTACAAATTGTTGGATTTGCTTCTACATCAGCAATGCAGCCAAATAACCTAAATAGTATCTCATATGGGTCTTGATGGATGTGTTTGTATATCAGTGGTCATTGTGTATTTCATGTTGCAGATGTCATTCTTATTCCTACTCCCTTCTACGGCATCATCACCGAGGATCTACATTTGTATAGTGACGTGAAACTCTTCCATGTTCCTCTGGACTGTGAGGTAGGAACACAAAGCCTCATGTACCTGCACTGCTTACTTTGTGCTTGGGTCTCGCTCAGTAAGGTGTATCAGTTGTCCAatttgaatgttgttgtttttaattttcaggCCGATGGCAAAGACGGACGACCCTTCCACCTTACTGTGGGCAAACTAGAAGAAGGGCTGAAAAGGGCTAAACAACAGGTAATTCGCGAATTCATTTATTCTGCAGCACCTCTccttaattaatatttaaagaaGGACTGGTTAAAGGTCTCCGTTGGGTGCTCTATCATTCTCAGCAATAGTTTTACAGCTCAAAATTTCTTAAGACTTTGAAGACCTTTATATTTATTCAGAAACTGGCCATCTCTATTAGGGTTTGACTATCCGAGCTGTTATACTGATGAACCCCCACAACCCTCTGGCTGAGATCTACACCCCGGAGGAGATGATTGCCTTCTTGGAGTTTGCCAAAAGGTATGTTTTCTTTCCCCTATTATGTCACGCTGTGACCTTACACTGTAATCTTCAGGCACAAAGCGGACAGTGCCAAAGCACTGCACACAGTTCCTCTGCGAACT
Above is a genomic segment from Cyclopterus lumpus isolate fCycLum1 chromosome 6, fCycLum1.pri, whole genome shotgun sequence containing:
- the accs gene encoding 1-aminocyclopropane-1-carboxylate synthase-like protein 1 isoform X1, producing the protein MKRPAFSLSSSSSSEWTLSFLPRTRPATSRMDFRGRRHERGSNWTDPEIVELLQLWSDESVQIELESSLRNQRVFDRIAHILRDKGIYRTGDQCREKIKKMKLEYRRIKDNHKMRSWKFYDVMDRVLANRPAITYSSMGGAVIAQQVFQSQGGPETYLQGAAGAFGPTSSGGFLFGQPPKAGDPLDIKCEDVEESMLNSCVAPPEMYYGSGDDQETDGQSLLGPEGSLGRGESSTNARISPSGFSDLNIACSATATTHAVGGPVPQDTSEHPSAKASHPPTAVGQRKRRLGGKTLWGHGGARCGGQKSLDKAMASFLKWQQSAEERLLSLEEARLERELQAEERREQREERRAEQERQHELRLFSMLTGALTAVRQGAPAAATMATDPFFSPLAHLSASLMTTVATSVSSSSSQPPSEAPATQAVSTQATVKSTPPTSVKACERSQNVLATLRGAEPLGHSVYLSNRGNSIRQNQGILQESYAQYAMDKHHGTENPDGIINMATSENKLCYDLLHKRLTKPDMLYISPSLLQYSDWRAHTFLREEVAKFLTHYCRSPKPLKADNVVVMNGCSSLFSCIAAVICDPKDVILIPTPFYGIITEDLHLYSDVKLFHVPLDCEADGKDGRPFHLTVGKLEEGLKRAKQQGLTIRAVILMNPHNPLAEIYTPEEMIAFLEFAKRNELHSIVDEVYMLTVFDEHVVFHSVLSVDSLPDAQRTHVMWGMSKDFAMAGTRLGTLYTENNDLLEAMAQLGSFHGISGTTQHQVAQLLKDREWISEDFLPENRCKLKAAHSYLTGELQSIGVPYLDRPASLYVWADFREYLRESTFEEELSLWRRFLRHKVVLSCGQAFFCSTPGWFRIVFSDQHLHLQLGLKRIREALKEIEEKSTSAFSRSVKEANEESDKSVEEDSAESDNAAVVNSTSSPHSKSSDQQKEKDSPVPDTGSLATKEFVLQDCQASKPTDSLDSLIGTLRHQIHASDWLEKNTPELSAGEDPEILDVFKALLQSARK
- the accs gene encoding 1-aminocyclopropane-1-carboxylate synthase-like protein 1 isoform X2, with amino-acid sequence MDFRGRRHERGSNWTDPEIVELLQLWSDESVQIELESSLRNQRVFDRIAHILRDKGIYRTGDQCREKIKKMKLEYRRIKDNHKMRSWKFYDVMDRVLANRPAITYSSMGGAVIAQQVFQSQGGPETYLQGAAGAFGPTSSGGFLFGQPPKAGDPLDIKCEDVEESMLNSCVAPPEMYYGSGDDQETDGQSLLGPEGSLGRGESSTNARISPSGFSDLNIACSATATTHAVGGPVPQDTSEHPSAKASHPPTAVGQRKRRLGGKTLWGHGGARCGGQKSLDKAMASFLKWQQSAEERLLSLEEARLERELQAEERREQREERRAEQERQHELRLFSMLTGALTAVRQGAPAAATMATDPFFSPLAHLSASLMTTVATSVSSSSSQPPSEAPATQAVSTQATVKSTPPTSVKACERSQNVLATLRGAEPLGHSVYLSNRGNSIRQNQGILQESYAQYAMDKHHGTENPDGIINMATSENKLCYDLLHKRLTKPDMLYISPSLLQYSDWRAHTFLREEVAKFLTHYCRSPKPLKADNVVVMNGCSSLFSCIAAVICDPKDVILIPTPFYGIITEDLHLYSDVKLFHVPLDCEADGKDGRPFHLTVGKLEEGLKRAKQQGLTIRAVILMNPHNPLAEIYTPEEMIAFLEFAKRNELHSIVDEVYMLTVFDEHVVFHSVLSVDSLPDAQRTHVMWGMSKDFAMAGTRLGTLYTENNDLLEAMAQLGSFHGISGTTQHQVAQLLKDREWISEDFLPENRCKLKAAHSYLTGELQSIGVPYLDRPASLYVWADFREYLRESTFEEELSLWRRFLRHKVVLSCGQAFFCSTPGWFRIVFSDQHLHLQLGLKRIREALKEIEEKSTSAFSRSVKEANEESDKSVEEDSAESDNAAVVNSTSSPHSKSSDQQKEKDSPVPDTGSLATKEFVLQDCQASKPTDSLDSLIGTLRHQIHASDWLEKNTPELSAGEDPEILDVFKALLQSARK